One window from the genome of Breoghania sp. L-A4 encodes:
- a CDS encoding XdhC/CoxI family protein — translation MSDLKETVLDMIDRLRHERRPFAVATVVRTVAATAAKAGAKAVVLEDGTMHGWIGGGCAQGAVARAVKSALADGQPRLISVQPHEIMSAEGVAQGEARGGVEYYRSHCPSKGTVDVFIEPMRPRPVVLVCGTAPVARAVADLAPRFGFEVVLAAPEKDWASVETADRRIDGYEASALPQGDVFAIVATQGRGDIKALTGVLASDMAHVAFVGSRKKAQALKRDLADAGVPEARLASLHAPAGLDIGAITPEEIALSIMAEVIQVRRAATRRSGANSQTSAA, via the coding sequence ATGAGCGATCTCAAGGAAACCGTTCTCGACATGATCGACCGCCTGCGCCACGAGCGCAGGCCCTTTGCCGTGGCAACCGTGGTGCGCACCGTGGCGGCCACGGCCGCCAAGGCCGGCGCCAAGGCCGTGGTGCTGGAGGATGGCACCATGCATGGCTGGATCGGCGGCGGCTGCGCGCAAGGCGCCGTGGCCCGCGCGGTCAAGAGCGCGCTCGCCGACGGCCAGCCCCGGCTGATCTCGGTGCAGCCGCACGAGATCATGAGCGCGGAGGGTGTGGCCCAGGGCGAGGCGCGCGGCGGCGTGGAATACTATCGCAGTCATTGCCCGTCGAAGGGCACGGTGGATGTGTTCATCGAGCCGATGCGCCCGCGTCCTGTGGTGCTGGTCTGCGGCACGGCGCCGGTGGCGCGCGCCGTCGCCGATCTGGCGCCGCGCTTCGGCTTCGAGGTGGTGCTCGCCGCGCCCGAGAAGGACTGGGCGTCGGTGGAGACCGCCGACCGGCGGATCGACGGCTACGAGGCCAGCGCCCTGCCGCAGGGCGACGTGTTCGCCATCGTTGCGACCCAGGGGCGCGGTGATATAAAGGCGCTGACCGGGGTGCTCGCCAGCGACATGGCGCATGTCGCGTTTGTCGGCAGCCGCAAGAAGGCGCAAGCCCTGAAACGCGATCTCGCGGATGCTGGTGTTCCCGAAGCCAGGCTTGCGTCGCTACATGCGCCCGCGGGTCTCGATATCGGCGCCATCACGCCGGAGGAAATCGCCCTGTCGATCATGGCGGAGGTGATCCAGGTGCGTCGCGCCGCCACCCGGCGGAGCGGCGCGAATTCGCAGACGAGCGCGGCGTAG
- a CDS encoding CoA-acylating methylmalonate-semialdehyde dehydrogenase → MTQEIGHFIGGKHVAGTSGRFADVYNPATGEVQAKLALATKAELRAAVENAKAAQPAWAAQNPQKRARVMMKFVSLLHRDMDKLAEALSREHGKTIPDAKGDVIRGLEVAEFCIGAPHLLKGEFSEGAGPGIDMYSMRQALGVVAGITPFNFPAMIPMWKFCPAIVAGNAFILKPSERDPSVPMMLAELMLEAGAPPGILNVVNGDKDAVDGILDDPDIQAVGFVGSTAIAEYVYSRGCANGKRVQCFGGAKNHMIIMPDADMDQAVDALIGAGYGAAGERCMAISVAVPVGDATADRLIEKLAPRVESLKIGPYTAGDDVDFGPLVTKEALARVKGLVDNGVKEGAKLVVDGRGFTMQGYENGNFMGGCLFDNVTKDMDIYKTEIFGPVLCVARAKTYEEALDLPMSHEYGNGTAIFTRDGDAARDFASRINIGMVGINVPIPVPLAYHTFGGWKRSGFGDLNQHGPDAFKFYTRTKTVTARWPSGVKDGAEFVIPTM, encoded by the coding sequence ATGACCCAGGAAATCGGTCACTTCATCGGCGGCAAGCATGTTGCGGGCACGTCGGGGCGCTTCGCCGACGTCTACAATCCGGCCACAGGCGAGGTTCAGGCCAAACTGGCGCTGGCCACCAAGGCCGAGCTGCGCGCAGCCGTCGAGAACGCCAAGGCCGCCCAGCCCGCATGGGCCGCGCAGAACCCGCAAAAGCGCGCCCGCGTGATGATGAAATTCGTCTCGCTGCTGCACCGGGACATGGACAAGCTGGCGGAAGCCCTGTCGCGCGAGCACGGCAAGACTATTCCCGACGCCAAGGGCGACGTGATCCGCGGCCTGGAAGTGGCCGAGTTCTGCATCGGCGCGCCGCATCTGCTCAAGGGCGAGTTTTCCGAGGGCGCCGGCCCCGGCATCGACATGTATTCCATGCGCCAGGCGCTGGGCGTCGTCGCCGGCATCACGCCGTTCAACTTCCCGGCCATGATCCCGATGTGGAAGTTCTGCCCGGCGATCGTCGCGGGCAACGCCTTCATCCTCAAGCCGTCGGAGCGCGATCCCTCCGTGCCGATGATGCTGGCCGAGCTGATGCTGGAAGCCGGCGCGCCTCCGGGCATCCTCAATGTGGTCAACGGCGACAAGGACGCGGTCGACGGCATTCTCGACGATCCCGACATCCAGGCGGTCGGCTTCGTCGGCTCCACGGCGATCGCCGAATACGTCTATTCGCGCGGCTGCGCCAACGGCAAGCGGGTGCAGTGCTTCGGCGGCGCCAAGAACCACATGATCATCATGCCGGACGCCGACATGGACCAGGCGGTGGATGCGCTCATCGGCGCGGGCTACGGCGCGGCCGGCGAGCGCTGCATGGCGATTTCCGTCGCGGTGCCCGTGGGTGACGCCACGGCCGACCGGCTGATCGAGAAGCTGGCCCCGCGCGTCGAAAGCCTGAAGATCGGGCCGTACACGGCCGGCGACGACGTCGACTTCGGCCCGCTGGTGACCAAGGAGGCGCTCGCGCGCGTCAAGGGTCTGGTGGACAATGGCGTCAAGGAAGGCGCCAAGCTGGTGGTCGACGGCCGCGGCTTCACCATGCAGGGCTATGAGAACGGCAATTTCATGGGCGGCTGCCTGTTCGACAACGTCACCAAGGACATGGACATCTACAAGACCGAGATTTTTGGTCCCGTCCTGTGCGTGGCGCGCGCCAAGACCTATGAGGAGGCGCTCGACCTGCCGATGAGCCATGAATACGGCAACGGCACCGCGATCTTCACCCGCGACGGCGACGCCGCGCGCGATTTCGCCTCGCGCATCAACATCGGTATGGTCGGCATCAACGTGCCGATCCCCGTGCCGCTGGCCTATCACACGTTCGGCGGCTGGAAGCGCTCCGGCTTCGGCGACCTCAACCAACACGGCCCGGACGCCTTCAAGTTCTACACCCGCACCAAGACCGTCACGGCCCGCTGGCCCTCCGGCGTCAAGGACGGCGCGGAATTCGTCATCCCGACGATGTGA
- a CDS encoding ATP-binding protein, which produces MADRQLLASHDGDPAVLLLLTDDSVSRIRQANRVFWVEVTALLVALTTTTILIFSYGASPGTALPSYSFLPFALLIWSALRLGPRTTALACLTFSLVALWFDTSFVAAGTGDGLADVGALGVFLLIATVSALSSAAVIAESRSDTERLAESERKLREVMKLAPIGIYVADKEKYSFTNPAGAKIVGLSSPEEIVGKSVMSFYPPEGQAAAQQRIDSLVDEGSGSRPRMVNTVVDADGNRRVVEAMATAIRWEGRSSFLVMVNDISGRKQAEDAMMRAQKMEAVGQLSGGIAHDFNNILGIIIGNLELVQDMAADRPEISERIELALKSVNRGASITHKLLSFSRQKTQATKLTSLNAIIDNMQELISRSLTAAITVENRLADNLWMVDVDPGEFQDALINLALNARDAMPEGGSLVIAAENTKLDAEYVKLNPLAREGEFVMISVADTGVGMEPDVVDKIFEPFFSTKGEGKGSGLGLSMVYGFVQRSGGHIKVETHPGKGATFRIYLPRARRTVAEASPKAQTPVAMLRGTETILIVDDEADFTDIAAHNLGFLGYTVLSASNGSEALEILRTNPYIDLLFSDVVMPGGQDGYQLAVEAHKMFPELKILLTSGYTQRREHSTSGDETFIAKLASELLSKPYNRRQLAGAIRRALDAGG; this is translated from the coding sequence GTGGCTGATCGGCAACTGCTTGCAAGTCATGACGGTGACCCGGCCGTGCTGCTGCTGCTGACCGACGACAGCGTGTCACGCATCCGGCAGGCAAATCGCGTCTTCTGGGTCGAGGTGACGGCTCTGCTCGTCGCCCTCACCACGACAACCATTCTGATATTTTCCTACGGCGCCTCACCCGGGACGGCGCTCCCCTCCTACAGCTTTCTGCCCTTCGCGCTGTTGATCTGGAGCGCCTTGCGGCTGGGACCGCGCACGACGGCGCTGGCCTGCCTGACATTTTCTCTCGTGGCGCTCTGGTTCGACACAAGCTTCGTCGCGGCGGGTACCGGAGACGGTCTCGCCGATGTCGGCGCGCTTGGGGTGTTCCTGCTGATCGCCACGGTCAGCGCCCTGTCGTCGGCCGCCGTCATCGCCGAGAGCCGCAGCGACACCGAGCGGCTCGCCGAAAGCGAGCGGAAGCTCCGCGAGGTGATGAAGCTCGCGCCGATCGGCATCTATGTCGCGGACAAGGAGAAATACTCCTTCACCAACCCCGCCGGCGCCAAGATCGTCGGCCTCTCCAGCCCCGAGGAGATCGTCGGCAAGAGCGTGATGTCCTTCTACCCGCCGGAAGGCCAGGCGGCGGCACAGCAGCGTATCGACAGTCTGGTGGATGAAGGCAGCGGCTCCCGGCCGAGGATGGTCAACACGGTCGTCGACGCCGACGGCAACCGCCGCGTTGTCGAGGCGATGGCGACCGCGATCCGATGGGAAGGAAGATCGTCCTTCCTGGTCATGGTCAACGACATCAGCGGGCGCAAGCAGGCCGAGGACGCCATGATGCGCGCGCAGAAGATGGAGGCCGTCGGCCAGCTGTCCGGCGGCATCGCGCATGACTTCAACAATATTCTCGGCATCATCATCGGCAACCTGGAACTGGTTCAGGACATGGCCGCCGACCGGCCGGAAATTTCGGAGCGGATCGAACTGGCCCTCAAGTCCGTCAACCGCGGCGCAAGCATTACCCACAAATTGCTGAGCTTCTCGCGCCAGAAGACGCAGGCCACCAAGCTGACGTCGCTGAACGCCATCATCGACAACATGCAGGAGCTGATCTCCCGATCGCTGACGGCGGCGATTACGGTCGAGAACCGGCTTGCCGACAACCTGTGGATGGTCGACGTGGACCCGGGAGAGTTCCAGGACGCTCTCATCAATCTGGCGCTCAACGCCAGGGACGCCATGCCCGAGGGCGGGTCGCTGGTCATTGCCGCGGAGAACACCAAACTGGATGCCGAATACGTAAAGCTGAACCCGCTGGCCCGTGAAGGCGAGTTCGTGATGATTTCCGTCGCAGACACCGGCGTCGGCATGGAGCCGGATGTCGTCGACAAGATTTTCGAGCCGTTCTTTTCCACAAAGGGTGAAGGCAAGGGGTCCGGTCTGGGCCTGAGCATGGTCTATGGTTTCGTCCAGCGCTCGGGCGGCCACATCAAGGTCGAGACGCATCCCGGAAAAGGCGCCACCTTCCGCATCTACCTGCCCCGCGCACGCCGGACAGTCGCCGAGGCCAGCCCCAAGGCACAAACGCCCGTCGCCATGCTCCGGGGCACCGAAACGATCCTGATCGTCGACGACGAGGCGGATTTCACCGACATCGCCGCGCACAACCTCGGCTTCCTTGGCTACACCGTGCTGAGCGCCAGCAACGGCAGCGAGGCGCTCGAAATCCTGAGAACCAATCCGTACATCGACCTGCTTTTCAGCGATGTCGTCATGCCCGGCGGACAGGACGGCTATCAGCTCGCGGTCGAGGCGCACAAGATGTTCCCGGAACTCAAGATCCTGCTGACCAGCGGCTACACGCAGCGGCGCGAACACTCGACCAGCGGCGATGAGACGTTTATCGCCAAGCTGGCCAGCGAATTGCTGAGCAAACCCTACAACCGCAGGCAACTGGCCGGGGCCATCCGGCGGGCGCTTGACGCCGGCGGCTGA
- a CDS encoding cupin domain-containing protein gives MLEIGNLDAEFAKITDYWSPRVIAMANGQFVKLAKVKGDFVLHSHDEEDEFFFVVKGTFVLRYPGREDVTLKQGDFHVTPKGVAHHPFAPEETWLLFVEPATTKHTGDVETDITRSVAEQTAHLP, from the coding sequence ATGCTTGAAATCGGAAATCTGGACGCCGAGTTCGCCAAGATCACCGACTATTGGTCGCCGCGTGTCATCGCCATGGCCAACGGCCAGTTCGTCAAGCTGGCCAAGGTGAAGGGCGATTTCGTGCTGCATAGCCACGACGAGGAGGATGAGTTCTTCTTTGTCGTCAAAGGCACATTCGTCTTGCGCTATCCCGGCCGCGAGGACGTGACGCTGAAGCAAGGCGATTTCCACGTGACGCCGAAAGGCGTCGCGCATCATCCCTTCGCGCCCGAGGAAACCTGGCTGCTTTTCGTGGAACCCGCCACGACGAAGCACACGGGAGACGTCGAGACCGACATCACCCGATCCGTTGCGGAGCAAACCGCGCACCTTCCGTGA
- a CDS encoding MASE1 domain-containing protein codes for MGITLTIIRYCSLYTLCAAGAFLFFPTSQNIPIVWPATGVFLAALLATPRRHWWILVPAIVACDVVVLTLIGRIPALAVAIFPLISSGQAIVAALLIQRFHRLDLRFERLHDVMALLLWGGILPAAVFGVPASMVASNSFNALPYDGWIWWLIGNCLQVMTVTRPCCCC; via the coding sequence ATGGGCATCACGCTCACTATTATTCGGTATTGCAGCCTCTACACTTTGTGCGCAGCGGGGGCTTTTCTGTTTTTCCCGACATCACAGAACATTCCGATCGTCTGGCCCGCAACGGGCGTGTTCCTGGCCGCGCTGCTGGCGACGCCGCGACGGCACTGGTGGATACTCGTGCCCGCCATCGTCGCCTGCGATGTTGTCGTCCTGACGCTGATCGGCCGGATCCCGGCCCTTGCAGTCGCCATTTTTCCGTTGATTTCTTCGGGTCAGGCCATCGTTGCCGCGCTGCTGATACAGCGCTTCCACAGGCTGGATCTGCGCTTCGAACGCCTTCACGACGTCATGGCGCTGCTGCTGTGGGGCGGCATTCTGCCCGCAGCGGTCTTCGGCGTTCCCGCGTCGATGGTTGCCAGCAATTCCTTCAACGCCCTGCCTTATGACGGCTGGATCTGGTGGCTGATCGGCAACTGCTTGCAAGTCATGACGGTGACCCGGCCGTGCTGCTGCTGCTGA
- a CDS encoding carbon monoxide dehydrogenase subunit G, which produces MKMSGEERIAAPREAVYAALNDPDVLKAAIPGCKELNKLSDTELEAKVGLAVGPVRATFTGAVTLTDLDPPRGYRIVGEGKGGAAGFAKGGATVTLEEDGNATILRYDVDADVGGKLAQLGSRLIDSTSKKLAKQFFEKFGSMVEESQGVAATPEATGGTSEPALEGAAIPAADAAAAPEPKYWYQGPLGIVPVAVALAVMVYFWFGR; this is translated from the coding sequence ATGAAAATGTCTGGCGAAGAGCGCATCGCCGCTCCGCGCGAAGCCGTCTATGCGGCACTGAATGATCCCGATGTGCTGAAGGCCGCCATTCCCGGCTGCAAGGAGCTCAACAAGCTCAGCGACACCGAACTGGAGGCCAAGGTCGGGCTGGCCGTGGGGCCCGTGCGCGCCACGTTCACCGGCGCCGTGACGCTGACCGATCTCGATCCGCCGAGGGGCTACCGCATTGTCGGCGAGGGCAAGGGCGGGGCGGCGGGTTTCGCCAAGGGCGGCGCCACCGTCACGCTGGAAGAGGACGGGAATGCCACGATCCTGCGCTACGATGTGGATGCGGATGTGGGCGGCAAGCTTGCACAGCTCGGCTCGCGGCTGATCGATTCCACCTCGAAGAAACTCGCCAAGCAGTTCTTTGAGAAGTTCGGAAGCATGGTCGAGGAATCCCAGGGCGTGGCTGCCACGCCGGAAGCCACCGGCGGCACGTCCGAACCCGCGTTGGAAGGGGCCGCGATCCCGGCTGCCGATGCGGCGGCGGCACCTGAGCCCAAATACTGGTACCAGGGCCCTCTGGGGATCGTCCCCGTGGCCGTGGCGCTGGCCGTCATGGTTTATTTCTGGTTCGGCCGGTAA
- a CDS encoding VWA domain-containing protein produces the protein MNAASASREAGEVGDAAGAAVRARMTGFLKTLRDNHFAVGLDEARDALVLAEAGYGRRASALRPALRALLCARPADWQRFEALFDAHWLGRGVRAATMIAGQPQKAPAGVNRVAGKPGAQGAPDGLPDHVERGGDTEAAGEGEATRGGASRAEVLETTDLRHVADPDAIAEVNALVERLARRMRYRLTRRERLRRKGRRIDLRATIRHSVGRGGEPIDLMRRKRRETPLRIVALLDVSASMSQYSAFFLRFLHGILDHVREADAFLFHTRLVHVSPVLREKDPQKALDRLSLVARGFSGGTKIGESIATFNRQHAARVVHGRTAVIIMSDGYDTGDAEGLAEALASLRKRTRRIVWLNPMAGWDDYAPLAAGMQAALPYLDLFAPAHNLESLAELEPYLARI, from the coding sequence ATGAACGCCGCGTCCGCATCGCGCGAGGCCGGTGAGGTCGGGGATGCCGCCGGCGCCGCCGTGCGCGCGCGCATGACCGGTTTTCTGAAGACCCTGCGCGACAACCATTTCGCTGTGGGGCTGGATGAAGCACGCGACGCGCTGGTGCTGGCTGAGGCGGGTTATGGCCGCCGCGCGTCGGCGCTGCGCCCCGCGCTCCGGGCCCTTTTGTGCGCGCGCCCGGCCGACTGGCAGCGGTTCGAGGCGCTGTTCGACGCGCATTGGCTGGGTCGCGGCGTGCGTGCGGCAACGATGATCGCGGGCCAGCCGCAAAAGGCGCCGGCCGGCGTCAACCGGGTGGCGGGAAAGCCCGGGGCGCAGGGCGCGCCCGACGGACTGCCGGACCATGTGGAGCGCGGCGGCGACACGGAAGCGGCCGGCGAGGGCGAGGCGACGCGCGGCGGCGCATCGCGCGCCGAGGTGCTGGAGACGACCGACCTGCGCCATGTGGCGGATCCGGACGCCATCGCCGAAGTCAACGCGCTGGTGGAGCGGCTGGCGCGGCGCATGCGCTACCGGCTGACCCGGCGCGAGCGGCTGCGCCGCAAGGGACGGCGCATCGATCTGCGCGCCACCATCCGGCATTCGGTCGGGCGCGGCGGGGAGCCCATCGACCTGATGCGGCGCAAGCGCCGCGAGACGCCGCTGCGCATCGTGGCGCTGCTCGATGTTTCGGCGTCCATGAGCCAGTACAGCGCGTTCTTCCTGCGCTTTCTGCATGGTATTCTGGATCATGTGCGCGAGGCGGACGCCTTCCTGTTTCATACGCGGCTGGTGCACGTCTCGCCGGTGCTTCGGGAAAAGGATCCGCAAAAGGCGCTGGACCGGTTGTCGCTGGTCGCGCGCGGTTTCTCCGGCGGCACGAAGATCGGCGAGAGCATCGCCACCTTCAACCGGCAGCATGCGGCGCGGGTGGTGCATGGCCGCACGGCGGTGATCATCATGAGCGACGGCTACGACACCGGAGACGCGGAAGGGCTGGCCGAGGCGCTGGCGAGTTTGCGCAAGCGCACCCGGCGCATCGTCTGGCTCAATCCGATGGCCGGCTGGGACGACTACGCGCCGCTGGCCGCCGGCATGCAGGCGGCGCTGCCGTATCTCGATCTTTTCGCTCCCGCGCACAATCTCGAAAGCCTCGCGGAACTCGAACCCTATCTCGCCCGTATCTGA
- a CDS encoding acetyl-CoA C-acyltransferase family protein, whose product MSNREVVILAGARTAIGTFGGALKDVPPSALAALVTREAMGRADVAPDAVGHVVFGNVIHTEPRDMYLSRIAAVEAGIPVEVPALTVNRLCGSGAQAIVSAAQTILLGDVEVAVAGGAESMSRAPYASLDARFGQKMGDATMADMMLGALNCPFGTGHMGVTAENVARDWNISRADQDALALESQKRAASAIKDGRFREQIVPVEVKVRRDTVSFDTDEHVRGDTTAETLASLRAVFQKDGSVTAGNASGINDGAAAVILMDRERAEREGRKPMARIVGYAHAGVEPSVMGVGPIPAVRKLLEKTGLSVADFDTIESNEAFAAQACAVAKDLGLPAEKLNPNGGAIALGHPVGATGCIVTIKAMYELKRIGGRFGLITMCIGGGQGIAIAIENLA is encoded by the coding sequence ATGTCCAATCGTGAAGTCGTCATTCTCGCCGGCGCCCGCACCGCCATCGGCACCTTCGGCGGGGCGCTGAAGGACGTTCCGCCCTCGGCTCTGGCGGCGCTGGTGACGCGCGAGGCGATGGGCCGCGCGGACGTGGCGCCGGATGCTGTCGGGCATGTGGTCTTCGGAAACGTCATCCACACCGAGCCGCGCGACATGTATCTCTCGCGCATCGCCGCCGTCGAGGCGGGCATTCCGGTGGAGGTTCCGGCGCTGACGGTCAACCGGCTGTGCGGCTCCGGCGCGCAAGCCATCGTCTCAGCCGCGCAGACGATCCTGCTGGGCGACGTCGAGGTGGCGGTCGCGGGCGGCGCGGAAAGCATGAGCCGCGCGCCCTATGCCTCGCTGGATGCGCGTTTCGGCCAGAAGATGGGCGACGCGACGATGGCCGACATGATGCTGGGCGCGCTGAATTGCCCCTTCGGCACCGGCCACATGGGGGTTACGGCGGAAAACGTGGCCCGCGACTGGAACATCTCCCGCGCGGATCAGGACGCGTTGGCGCTGGAAAGCCAAAAGCGCGCGGCATCCGCCATCAAGGACGGCCGTTTCAGGGAGCAGATCGTTCCGGTCGAGGTCAAGGTCCGGCGCGACACGGTTTCCTTCGACACCGACGAGCATGTGCGTGGCGACACCACGGCCGAGACGCTGGCGTCCCTGCGCGCCGTGTTCCAGAAGGATGGTTCGGTGACCGCAGGCAATGCCTCCGGAATCAACGATGGCGCCGCGGCGGTGATCCTGATGGACCGCGAGCGGGCCGAGCGCGAGGGCCGCAAGCCCATGGCGCGGATCGTCGGCTACGCGCATGCGGGCGTGGAGCCCAGCGTGATGGGCGTGGGCCCGATTCCGGCCGTGCGCAAGCTGCTGGAAAAGACCGGATTGTCGGTCGCGGATTTTGACACGATCGAATCCAATGAGGCCTTTGCCGCCCAGGCCTGCGCGGTGGCGAAGGATCTCGGCCTGCCGGCCGAAAAACTCAATCCCAACGGTGGCGCCATCGCGCTCGGCCATCCGGTCGGTGCCACGGGCTGCATCGTCACCATCAAGGCGATGTACGAGCTCAAGCGCATCGGCGGCCGCTTTGGTCTGATCACCATGTGCATCGGCGGCGGCCAGGGCATCGCGATCGCGATCGAGAACCTCGCGTAG
- a CDS encoding LysR family transcriptional regulator, which translates to MNWDDARIFLAIARSGQILAAAKRLGLNHATVGRRLTALEEALQTKLFERRTNGCVLTAAGERFLPAAERIEAEMLAARAAIGGTDVEVSGTVRIGAPDGFGVAFLAPRLGELTAHYPDLTVQLVPVPRSFSLSRREADIAVTVSRPEHGRLVARKLVDYSLGLYAARGYVEAHGAPRSTAELGAHQLVGYVDDLVFAPSLNYAAEIDRNWSARFEIASALGQTEAVRGGAGIGILHGFIARRDPDLVQVLPDITIRRAYWITYHESLRDVRRVRAAADFICEAVAARRSIFE; encoded by the coding sequence ATGAACTGGGACGACGCACGGATTTTTCTTGCCATCGCGCGCTCCGGACAGATCCTGGCGGCGGCCAAACGGCTGGGGTTGAACCACGCCACGGTGGGCCGGCGGCTGACCGCGCTGGAGGAGGCGCTGCAGACCAAGCTGTTCGAGCGGCGCACCAACGGCTGCGTGCTGACGGCGGCGGGCGAGCGGTTCCTGCCGGCGGCCGAGCGCATCGAAGCGGAAATGCTGGCCGCGCGCGCGGCGATCGGCGGCACGGACGTGGAGGTTTCAGGCACCGTGCGCATCGGCGCGCCGGACGGCTTCGGTGTTGCCTTCCTGGCGCCTCGCCTGGGTGAGCTCACCGCGCACTATCCCGATCTCACGGTGCAACTGGTGCCGGTGCCGCGCTCCTTCTCGCTGTCGCGGCGCGAGGCGGACATCGCGGTCACCGTCAGCCGTCCCGAGCACGGCCGGCTGGTGGCGCGCAAGCTGGTGGACTATTCCCTCGGCCTCTATGCCGCGCGCGGCTATGTCGAGGCGCACGGCGCGCCGCGGTCCACAGCCGAGCTGGGCGCGCATCAACTTGTCGGCTATGTGGATGACTTGGTGTTCGCGCCTTCGCTGAACTACGCCGCCGAGATCGACCGGAACTGGTCGGCGCGTTTCGAGATCGCCTCGGCGCTGGGCCAGACGGAGGCCGTGCGCGGCGGCGCGGGCATCGGCATCTTGCACGGCTTCATCGCGCGGCGCGATCCGGATCTTGTCCAGGTGCTGCCGGACATCACCATCCGCCGCGCCTACTGGATCACCTATCACGAGAGCCTGCGCGACGTGCGAAGGGTCCGCGCGGCGGCGGACTTCATTTGTGAAGCCGTCGCCGCGCGCAGGTCTATTTTCGAGTAG
- a CDS encoding ChaN family lipoprotein → MKLRLAILALTACFLHAAAAKAEDPGAWRSQHFTAHPLVGRIYSAALEAFVSEDALVRDAAAARYVLLGETHDNADHHLLQARVIAALAAAGRDPAVVFEMVSVDKAQALADHLAAHPNDAAGLGEALGWSASGWPAWPFYEPVARAALDAGLTLVAGDLDPSQRKRIGTQGFDAVPPEERAELALDQPLSEGAAADLENTLRISHCGMLPDAAVSAIFKVQRARDAALARAMLSSGERPAPCLLPAAVMRARTMPCRGICVPAIRRRRSSASDSRKWNRTRSIRAPTCRGKTVRGSLMVSRRSIIFGLRPRETSAIIART, encoded by the coding sequence ATGAAATTGCGCTTGGCGATCCTTGCCCTGACGGCTTGCTTTTTGCACGCCGCAGCGGCGAAAGCGGAAGACCCTGGCGCATGGCGGTCGCAGCATTTCACCGCGCATCCGCTTGTCGGACGGATCTATTCCGCGGCGCTCGAGGCCTTCGTCAGCGAGGACGCGCTTGTCCGTGACGCGGCAGCCGCCCGCTATGTGCTGCTGGGCGAAACCCACGACAACGCCGATCACCATCTGTTGCAGGCGCGTGTGATCGCGGCACTCGCCGCGGCCGGGCGCGATCCCGCTGTGGTCTTCGAGATGGTGTCCGTAGACAAGGCGCAAGCGCTCGCGGACCATCTGGCGGCGCATCCCAACGATGCGGCGGGGCTCGGCGAGGCGCTCGGCTGGAGCGCCAGCGGCTGGCCCGCGTGGCCGTTCTATGAACCGGTGGCGCGAGCCGCGCTCGATGCCGGTCTGACGCTTGTTGCCGGCGATCTGGATCCATCGCAGCGCAAGCGCATCGGCACGCAGGGGTTTGATGCCGTGCCGCCGGAGGAGCGCGCGGAATTGGCCCTTGATCAGCCGTTGAGCGAAGGCGCTGCCGCCGATCTGGAGAACACGTTGCGGATCTCTCACTGCGGCATGCTGCCCGACGCCGCGGTCAGCGCCATCTTCAAGGTGCAGAGGGCGCGCGATGCCGCGCTGGCACGCGCCATGCTGTCGTCGGGGGAAAGGCCGGCGCCGTGCTTATTGCCGGCGGCGGTCATGCGCGCGCGGACTATGCCGTGCCGTGGTATCTGCGTGCCCGCGATCCGGAGGCGACGATCATCAGCATCGGATTCACGGAAGTGGAACCGGACGAGGTCGATCCGCGCGCCTACCTGCCGGGGCAAGACGGTGCGGGGTTCGTTGATGGTATCGCGCCGTTCGATTATCTTTGGTTTACGCCCAAGGGAAACGTCAGCGATCATTGCGCGGACTTGA